One window from the genome of Nicotiana tomentosiformis chromosome 5, ASM39032v3, whole genome shotgun sequence encodes:
- the LOC104092168 gene encoding MLO-like protein 6 — MAKERSMEATPTWAVAAVCFILLAISIFIEQIIHHLGEWLLKKHKKPLYEALEKIKAELMLLGFISLLLTVVQSPVSNLCVPKSVGYSWHPCKSDEAAKNKYDDPCLPKGKVQFASSYAIHQLHIFIFVLAVAHVLYSIATFALGRLKMRKWRAWEEETKTIEYQFYNDPERFRFARETSFGRRHLHYWSKSPVLLWIVCFFRQFFSSVAKVDYLTLRHGFMMAHLTPQNQENFDFQIYINRAVEKDFKFVVEISPALWLFTVLYFLTTTNGLYSYLWVPFIPLVIILLVGTKLEMIIAEMGVRISKRGDIVRGVPVVETGDHLFWFNRPGFVLFLINFVLFQNAFQVAFFVWSWWKFSYPSCFHQNAADIAIRLTMGVIIQVHCSYVTLPLYALVTQMGTSMKPIIFGDNVATALRSWHNTAKKRVKHGRLSENTTPVSSRPATPLHGTSPVHLLRSYPQYSNEESRTSNAENEGWANEIPTSPRRQIENIKDDDHQEGEIHASSSVHQVEIAMSEFTFGNKMS; from the exons ATGGCTAAAGAACGGTCGATGGAGGCAACTCCGACTTGGGCAGTTGCCGCAGTTTGCTTCATCTTGCTGGCTATTTCCATTTTCATTGAACAAATTATTCATCATCTTGGAGAG TGGTTGTTGAAAAAACATAAAAAGCCTCTTTATGAAGCACTTGAAAAGATCAAAGCAG AACTGATGTTGTTGGGATTCATATCACTGCTGTTGACAGTGGTGCAAAGCCCAGTGTCTAACTTATGCGTGCCAAAGAGTGTTGGTTATTCTTGGCATCCTTGTAAGTCTGATGAAGCTGCCAAAAATAAATATGATGACCCTTGTCTACCAAAG GGAAAAGTCCAATTTGCATCTTCATATGCAATACACCAGCTCCATATTTTCATCTTTGTCTTGGCAGTTGCTCATGTATTATACTCTATAGCAACTTTTGCTTTAGGCAGGCTAAAG ATGAGAAAATGGAGGGCCTGGGAGGAAGAAACAAAAACAATTGAGTACCAATTCTACAACG ATCCAGAGAGGTTCAGATTTGCAAGGGAGACGTCATTTGGACGTAGGCACTTGCATTATTGGAGCAAGTCTCCAGTGCTGCTCTGGATA GTTTGTTTCTTCAGGCAATTCTTCTCATCAGTAGCAAAAGTTGACTATCTAACCCTTAGACATGGGTTCATGATG GCACATTTAACTCCACAGAATCAGGAAAATTTTGATTTCCAGATATACATCAATAGAGCAGTTGAAAAAGACTTCAAATTTGTTGTGGAAATAAG TCCAGCATTATGGCTCTTCACAGTACTATATTTTCTAACCACTACCAATG GATTGTACTCGTACCTTTGGGTGCCATTTATCCCGTTAGTA ATAATATTGCTGGTTGGCACAAAACTTGAAATGATAATAGCAGAAATGGGAGTAAGGATTTCAAAGAGGGGAGACATAGTGAGAGGTGTACCAGTGGTGGAGACAGGTGACCATCTTTTCTGGTTCAACCGACCTGGCTTTGTCCTTTTCTTGATTAACTTTGTGCTCTTTCAG AATGCATTCCAAGTTGCTTTCTTCGTTTGGAGTTGG TGGAAATTTAGTTACCCATCTTGCTTCCACCAGAATGCTGCAGATATAGCCATAAGGCTGACCATGGG GGTGATCATACAGGTCCATTGCAGCTATGTAACTCTCCCTCTTTATGCCTTGGTCACACAG ATGGGAACATCAATGAAACCTATAATCTTTGGTGATAATGTGGCAACAGCTCTTAGAAGCTGGCACAACACGGCGAAAAAGCGGGTGAAACACGGCCGGCTATCGGAAAACACCACCCCTGTCTCTAGCAGACCGGCCACACCGTTGCATGGTACCTCGCCGGTTCACTTATTACGCAGTTACCCACAATATAGTAATGAGGAGAGTCGGACATCCAATGCGGAAAATGAAGGCTGGGCTAATGAAATACCAACCTCTCCTCGTAGACAAATTGAGAATATTAAAGATGATGATCATCAGGAGGGAGAAATCCATGCCTCCAGCTCTGTGCATCAAGTTGAGATTGCAATGTCAGAATTCACATTTGGCAACAAAATGAGTTGA
- the LOC104092167 gene encoding rhomboid-like protein 19 produces MSSNMYTGFTRLCKGLAVVLVGGHIVVQILPSALSYLALIPAKTIPFAWNLVTAGYTEQTVYGAIISTIGLLFLGKLLEPIWGSREFLKFIFVVNFLTSVFVFITAISLYYITRLEIYLYMPISGFQGVLSGFLVGVKQIMPDQELSILKLKAKWLPSLALLLSIVISFFTADSVSYLPTIVFGTYLGWIYLRYWQKKPETKLKGDPSDEFAFSSFFPEFLRPVIDPIATIFERLLSGRRSDISNEESGYTLGGSTLPGSDPIEASRRRERGARALEERLASERLAAGKKAEESERDPTDNV; encoded by the exons ATGAGTAGCAATATGTATACGGGGTTCACGAGGCTTTGCAAGGGTCTTGCGGTTGTGCTTGTGGGCGGTCATATTGTTGTTCAGATTCTTCCTTCTGCTCTTTCCTATCTTGCTCTCATCCCTGCCAA GACTATTCCATTTGCATGGAATCTTGTAACAGCTGGTTACACTGAACAAACAGTGTATGGG GCGATCATCAGCACTATCGGACTTCTTTTCCTGGGAAAGCTGCTTGAGCCCATCTGGGGTTCCAGGGAATTCTTGAAGTTCATCTTTGTTGTCAACTTTTTGACATCGGTCTTTGTCTTCATCACAGCTATATCATTGTACTACATAACAAGACTAGAAATCTACCT TTATATGCCTATTTCCGGCTTCCAAGGAGTTCTTTCTGGTTTCTTAGTTGGTGTCAAACAAATCATGCCCGATCAAGAGTTGTCTATTTTGAAACTGAAAGCAAAG TGGTTGCCTTCCCTTGCATTGTTGCTCTCAATTGTTATAAGCTTTTTCACGGCAGATTCGGTATCATACCTTCCAACAATAGTATTTGGGACATATTTAGGCTGGATTTACCTAAGATACTGGCAGAAGAAACCAGAGACAAAGCTGAAGGGTGATCCAAGTGATGAATTTGCCTTCTCTTCTTTCTTCCCTGAATTTTTGAG ACCAGTAATTGATCCAATTGCAACAATATTTGAGCGGCTGCTTTCTGGTAGAAGATCCGATATTTCTAATGAGGAAAGCGGCTATACTCTAGGTGGTTCCACATTGCCTGGTTCTGATCCCATTGAAGCATCGAGGAGGAG GGAAAGAGGTGCCAGAGCACTTGAAGAAAGATTGGCATCTGAACGTTTGGCTGCTGGAAAGAAGGCTGAAGAATCAGAAAGAGATCCCACTGATAATGTGTAG